The Alteriqipengyuania halimionae genome contains a region encoding:
- a CDS encoding gamma-glutamyltransferase family protein, with translation MRITTTLLAGAALLGVNISGPLAAQEAQDAAATTTEEATQGIGPGARPAGADWSRSPVLAPNGMAATAHPLATQVALDILKAGGSAVDAAIAANAALGLMEPTGNGIGGDLFAIVYDPKTDRLYGINGSGRSPSDQTLDQLKSKLGDDATSIPPVGPLPITIPGTVDAWFDLHERFGKLPIADDLASAIRYAREGHPVAPVIAMYLQRSLAAYEARLKRYDFDFDNARATYFLNGAPEAGDIFRNPDLADTLERIARNGRDEFYEGETAQRIVDYLREQGSAFTLEDFAAHDSEWVDVSCVHYRKGYELCELPPNGQGFAALQMVNILKNVDLAQWDRGSPQVLHYITEAKRLAFEDVARYYADPEFASTPEGLLTDAYGRERFAEIDPEKATPAFAPGAPTAPKLEGPGDTTYLTVADKDGMMVSLIQSNYRGMGGGLVADGLGFMFQDRGELFSLDPAHPNAYAPSKRPFHTIIPAFVTKDGKPWMSFGLMGGGMQPQGHVQILVNLVDYGMNLQEAGDAARLMHDGGRQPTDPLEGSPADAYEIDSLGTLFVEPGTPAATIEALRAMGHSVEIETTGIPFGGYQAIVRDPATGAYTGATEMRKDGQASGY, from the coding sequence ATGCGCATCACCACCACTCTGCTCGCAGGCGCCGCCCTGCTGGGCGTGAACATCTCTGGGCCCCTTGCCGCCCAGGAGGCGCAGGACGCTGCCGCCACCACGACCGAGGAAGCAACTCAGGGTATCGGCCCGGGTGCGCGGCCGGCGGGGGCGGACTGGAGCCGCAGTCCGGTGCTCGCGCCCAATGGCATGGCGGCGACCGCGCATCCGCTGGCAACGCAGGTGGCGCTCGATATCCTCAAGGCCGGGGGCAGCGCGGTGGATGCGGCGATCGCGGCCAATGCCGCGCTCGGACTGATGGAGCCGACCGGCAACGGCATCGGCGGGGATCTGTTCGCGATCGTCTACGATCCCAAGACCGACAGGCTCTACGGCATCAACGGATCGGGCCGCTCGCCCTCGGACCAGACGCTCGACCAGTTGAAGAGCAAGCTCGGCGACGATGCGACATCGATCCCGCCGGTCGGGCCGCTGCCGATCACCATTCCCGGCACCGTCGATGCCTGGTTCGACCTGCACGAGCGCTTCGGCAAGCTGCCGATCGCGGACGATCTCGCCTCGGCGATCCGCTATGCCCGCGAAGGGCATCCGGTCGCGCCGGTGATCGCGATGTATCTCCAGCGCTCGCTCGCCGCCTACGAGGCGCGGCTCAAGCGCTACGATTTCGATTTCGACAATGCCCGCGCGACCTACTTCCTCAACGGCGCGCCCGAGGCCGGCGACATCTTCCGCAACCCCGATCTGGCCGACACGCTCGAACGGATCGCCAGGAATGGTCGCGACGAATTCTACGAGGGCGAAACCGCGCAGCGGATCGTCGATTACCTGCGCGAACAGGGCAGCGCCTTCACGCTGGAGGATTTTGCCGCGCATGACAGCGAGTGGGTGGACGTCTCCTGCGTCCATTATCGCAAGGGCTACGAATTGTGTGAGCTTCCGCCGAACGGCCAGGGCTTTGCCGCGTTGCAGATGGTCAACATCCTCAAGAACGTCGACCTCGCCCAGTGGGACCGCGGGAGCCCGCAAGTGCTGCACTACATCACCGAGGCAAAGCGCCTCGCGTTCGAGGATGTCGCGCGCTATTATGCCGATCCCGAATTCGCCTCGACGCCCGAAGGGCTGCTGACCGACGCATACGGGCGGGAGCGCTTCGCCGAGATCGATCCCGAAAAGGCCACCCCCGCCTTCGCACCCGGCGCACCGACCGCACCCAAGCTGGAAGGTCCGGGCGATACGACCTATCTTACCGTCGCCGACAAGGATGGCATGATGGTCAGCCTGATCCAGTCGAACTATCGTGGCATGGGCGGCGGGCTGGTGGCCGATGGCCTGGGGTTCATGTTCCAGGATCGCGGCGAGCTCTTCAGCCTCGATCCCGCGCATCCCAATGCCTATGCGCCTTCCAAGCGGCCGTTCCACACCATCATTCCCGCGTTCGTGACGAAGGACGGGAAGCCGTGGATGAGCTTCGGCCTGATGGGTGGCGGCATGCAACCGCAGGGCCACGTGCAGATCCTCGTCAACCTGGTCGATTACGGGATGAATTTGCAGGAAGCGGGCGACGCCGCACGGCTGATGCACGATGGTGGCCGCCAGCCGACCGATCCGCTCGAGGGCAGCCCTGCCGATGCCTACGAGATCGACAGTCTCGGCACGCTGTTCGTCGAGCCCGGCACGCCCGCTGCCACGATCGAGGCGCTGCGCGCCATGGGCCACAGTGTCGAGATCGAGACCACCGGCATTCCCTTCGGCGGCTATCAGGCGATCGTCCGCGACCCCGCGACCGGCGCCTATACCGGCGCGACCGAGATGCGGAAGGACGGCCAGGCAAGCGGGTATTGA